In Daphnia pulicaria isolate SC F1-1A chromosome 9, SC_F0-13Bv2, whole genome shotgun sequence, the genomic stretch GTACCGTTTATATCAGTGGTGTTAGTAACGGAAAAACCGAGATAACGAACAAAGATTTTCGTATCTTTCGTGggcgattattatttcattcagTCAATCGTGGGACTGGAGAGTAGAAATGGGGGAAGAAATGGTGTTCCTCAACGACAATGAAATCCGTTTCTGCCGAAAGGATATCATAGGTAGAGGTGGTAATGGAGTGGTTTTCCGTGGCAGTTTTTCAGGGCAAAATGTGGCTGTGAAGCGGATTCAACTGATTGACGCCAACTACGAATTAAATTCGAGAGAGTTGCTCAATTTGCGCCAACTCAAGCATGACAATATTGTCGAGTTTATCCATGTCGAGGATAACGACGATTTCAGGTATAATAAACTTTTAAagataataaattaaaaccTTAATCATCTCACATTCCTAAATACATCTAGATTTATTGTTTTCGAGCTCTGTTATGCAAATCTCCGCGAATACTGCAAACCTGTTTACACAGGTCAAGTGCTGTCCGATGAGTCAGATCAGTTAAAGGTCCTGTTACAACTTACCCAAGCTCTCGAGTATATTCATTCAAAGGACATCATCCATCGTGACATCAAGCcagaaaatattttggtttccaACAAGGATTCTGTCAAGATGAAATGGGCTGATTTTGGACACAGCAAACTGACCAACGAGCGCGGCTCTACCTCCATGAGCGGGCGCCGTGGAACGAAAGCTTGGTTGGCAAAGGAGATCATTCCATTCTTTAACAGGGATGAATTAGGAGGGCGGTGTTCTAAAAACAGCGATATTTTTGCGGCTGGATGCgtgtttttctactttttaacCAGAGGAATCCATCCTTATGGTGAAGAAAATCGGTTAATCGAGCAAAATATTTTAAGTGAAAACatagtaaataaaaatggtaAGTTATGACCAGCgtaacttttttctcttcgtttattttacttagataaaaatttttttacttccagAATTGAACGACGGTCATGCTGCCAAAAAACCTGTCATTCAAATGATGGAAGAACGATTGGATTTGGCGAAAGTTATCGAATGTCTCAATGCATCTCTTTCTTAGATGAATTTCGACCGCTGAGGGTAATCTAATCATTGTGTTATCATCATTATTATCCCATAACATCC encodes the following:
- the LOC124313265 gene encoding serine/threonine-protein kinase/endoribonuclease IRE1-like isoform X1, producing the protein MGEEMVFLNDNEIRFCRKDIIGRGGNGVVFRGSFSGQNVAVKRIQLIDANYELNSRELLNLRQLKHDNIVEFIHVEDNDDFRFIVFELCYANLREYCKPVYTGQVLSDESDQLKVLLQLTQALEYIHSKDIIHRDIKPENILVSNKDSVKMKWADFGHSKLTNERGSTSMSGRRGTKAWLAKEIIPFFNRDELGGRCSKNSDIFAAGCVFFYFLTRGIHPYGEENRLIEQNILSENIVNKNGKIERRSCCQKTCHSNDGRTIGFGESYRMSQCISFLDEFRPLRVI
- the LOC124313265 gene encoding serine/threonine-protein kinase/endoribonuclease IRE1-like isoform X2, whose product is MGEEMVFLNDNEIRFCRKDIIGRGGNGVVFRGSFSGQNVAVKRIQLIDANYELNSRELLNLRQLKHDNIVEFIHVEDNDDFRFIVFELCYANLREYCKPVYTGQVLSDESDQLKVLLQLTQALEYIHSKDIIHRDIKPENILVSNKDSVKMKWADFGHSKLTNERGSTSMSGRRGTKAWLAKEIIPFFNRDELGGRCSKNSDIFAAGCVFFYFLTRGIHPYGEENRLIEQNILSENIVNKNELNDGHAAKKPVIQMMEERLDLAKVIECLNASLS